A stretch of the Vigna radiata var. radiata cultivar VC1973A chromosome 7, Vradiata_ver6, whole genome shotgun sequence genome encodes the following:
- the LOC106768149 gene encoding ycf20-like protein has protein sequence MACHVGSSILKWRLSITENESSEKSCLSPATSRIHSCVCEPNINGLTLKVGMKSSPFAQNCFLGRRAEWKIAFALNTGGVSGNGDQQSINEGSSNLGGTRLGRILTAGGRQLLEKLNSTRKNLPLKIFLLLLGFYTANALATILGQTGDWDVLVAGVVVAAIEGIGMLIYRMPATARPGRLQSFLVMVNFWKAGICLGLFVDAFKLGS, from the exons ATGGCTTGTCACGTGGGATCTTCGATTCTGAAGTGGAGATTATCAATTACAGAGAATGAAAGCTCCGAAAAATCATGTCTATCCCCTGCAACTTCCAGAATCCACAGTTGTGTCTGTGAGCCAAATATTAACGGGCTAACTCTAAAAGTTGGCATGAAGTCTTCACCTTTTGCTCAGAACTG TTTCCTGGGAAGAAGAGCTGAGTGGAAAATAGCTTTTGCCTTGAACACAGGTGGAGTGTCTGGAAATGGTGACCAACAAAGCATCAACGAAGGCAGTTCCAATCTTGGTGGTACTCGACTGGGTAGGATACTGACTGCAGGGGGCAGACAACTTCTAGAAAAGCTGAACTCAACTAGAAAGAACTTACCCTTGAAAATATTCCTACTACTCTTGGGCTTCTACACGGCTAATGCACTGGCTACAATCCTTGGGCAAACTGGTGATTGGGATGTTCTGGTTGCTGGTGTTGTGGTGGCTGCAATTGAAGGAATTGGCATGCTAATATATAGAATGCCTGCCACTGCAAGGCCCGGGAGGTTGCAGTCTTTTCTAGTGATGGTGAACTTCTGGAAAGCTGGCATATGTTTGGGTCTCTTTGTAGATGCTTTCAAGTTAGGCAGCTAA